A genome region from Paradevosia shaoguanensis includes the following:
- a CDS encoding TIGR01244 family sulfur transferase: MELKRINDTITVSGQILPEDVSALKAAGFTTIINNRPDGESPDQPASVEIEAAAKAAGLNYIAIPLGRDGVTPDMVEKTRAALEGSDGPVFAFCRSGTRSTTLWALSQAGEMDGADIIAQAAGAGYDMSHLAGHLTK, encoded by the coding sequence TTGGAACTGAAACGGATCAACGACACCATCACCGTTTCCGGGCAGATACTGCCCGAGGATGTTTCCGCACTCAAAGCCGCCGGCTTTACCACCATTATCAATAATCGCCCCGACGGCGAATCGCCGGACCAGCCGGCGAGCGTCGAGATCGAAGCGGCCGCCAAGGCCGCCGGGCTCAATTATATTGCCATTCCGCTCGGGCGGGACGGCGTCACACCCGACATGGTCGAAAAGACCCGGGCCGCGCTTGAGGGGAGCGATGGGCCGGTCTTTGCCTTCTGCCGTTCGGGGACACGGTCCACCACGCTCTGGGCGCTGAGCCAGGCCGGGGAAATGGACGGAGCCGACATCATCGCCCAGGCGGCGGGTGCCGGCTACGACATGAGTCACCTGGCCGGTCACCTCACCAAATAA